In one window of Bdellovibrio bacteriovorus W DNA:
- a CDS encoding hypothetical protein (COG0596 Predicted hydrolases or acyltransferases (alpha/beta hydrolase superfamily)): MDLSVAQKLWLLRVRVASVVFPRRSAQWAEEIFLTPQRVQRPDSERLWFDNARKKTLSGGIASYEWGPEAGPIVLLVHGWSGRGTQLGAFAEVLVKRGYRVVAIDGPAHGASLGEQTNVGQFSNCIVQVQKELGPFEAVVAHSFGAGCSVLAVIKGMQAKKLVLIAGPSHYEKVIQNFLRMLKMTEKAERFFYESLERKVGMKASDMNVGALGHEVLKDHLRVMVVHDRDDKEVPFSAAMAIQTAWPEVQVFETMGLGHRRILKNPEVALKVAQFISEEASEALQ; the protein is encoded by the coding sequence ATGGATTTGTCTGTTGCGCAAAAATTATGGTTATTAAGAGTGCGAGTGGCTTCGGTGGTTTTCCCCAGACGCTCTGCTCAGTGGGCGGAGGAAATTTTTTTAACGCCGCAAAGAGTTCAACGACCAGATTCTGAACGACTTTGGTTTGATAATGCTCGCAAGAAAACATTATCGGGCGGCATAGCTTCTTATGAGTGGGGTCCGGAAGCAGGGCCTATTGTACTTTTAGTTCATGGCTGGAGTGGTCGTGGCACTCAATTAGGGGCCTTTGCAGAGGTCTTAGTTAAACGTGGCTACCGTGTCGTGGCGATTGATGGGCCAGCTCATGGGGCCTCTCTGGGAGAGCAAACCAACGTAGGGCAGTTTTCGAACTGTATAGTGCAAGTTCAAAAAGAGTTGGGACCCTTTGAAGCCGTGGTCGCGCATTCATTTGGAGCTGGTTGTTCTGTGCTGGCGGTCATCAAGGGAATGCAAGCCAAAAAATTGGTTCTTATTGCAGGTCCTTCGCACTATGAAAAAGTCATCCAGAACTTTTTGCGCATGCTTAAGATGACCGAGAAGGCCGAAAGATTTTTTTACGAAAGTCTTGAGAGAAAAGTGGGGATGAAAGCTTCTGATATGAATGTCGGAGCTTTAGGGCATGAGGTACTGAAAGATCACTTGCGTGTGATGGTAGTACATGATCGAGATGATAAAGAAGTTCCTTTCTCTGCAGCAATGGCTATTCAGACTGCGTGGCCAGAGGTTCAGGTTTTTGAAACTATGGGACTTGGGCATAGAAGAATTTTAAAAAATCCTGAAGTGGCATTAAAAGTCGCTCAGTTTATTTCTGAAGAAGCATCGGAGGCTTTACAGTGA
- a CDS encoding glutathione S-transferase family protein (COG0625 Glutathione S-transferase) produces the protein MIDFYTAATPNGQKVSLMLHELGVEFKEHKVNLAANEQKTPEFLKMNPNGRIPVIVDHEGPFGKKQTVFESGAILYYLAEKYGRFFGNNLSEKAVAMEWVMFQMAGIGPMFGNLYYGKNSLKPFNPAYVARFHKESARLISVMEMRLRETTYLAGHAYTIADMTTYPWIRAMGGMSPELLNEAPAVRRWMAAIADRPAVKKALA, from the coding sequence ATGATTGATTTTTACACAGCAGCGACCCCTAATGGTCAGAAGGTTTCCTTGATGCTTCATGAGTTGGGCGTTGAGTTTAAAGAGCACAAAGTAAATTTAGCAGCTAACGAGCAGAAAACTCCTGAGTTTTTAAAGATGAATCCGAATGGCAGAATTCCTGTGATCGTGGATCACGAAGGACCTTTTGGAAAAAAACAAACGGTCTTTGAGAGTGGAGCTATTTTATATTATCTAGCTGAAAAGTATGGCCGTTTTTTTGGTAATAACTTGAGTGAAAAAGCGGTTGCCATGGAGTGGGTGATGTTCCAGATGGCGGGAATTGGGCCTATGTTCGGAAATCTTTATTACGGCAAGAACTCGTTAAAACCTTTCAATCCAGCCTATGTAGCACGTTTTCATAAGGAGTCCGCGAGATTGATCTCTGTCATGGAGATGCGTTTGCGTGAGACGACTTATTTAGCGGGGCATGCTTATACCATTGCTGATATGACTACATACCCTTGGATACGTGCTATGGGCGGAATGTCGCCTGAGCTTCTTAACGAAGCCCCTGCGGTTCGTCGCTGGATGGCGGCGATTGCAGATCGCCCTGCGGTAAAGAAGGCTCTGGCTTAA
- a CDS encoding hypothetical protein (COG0668 Small-conductance mechanosensitive channel) gives MADKFINIEALYGILELEAFILLGLLIALTWIFYRFFLQEASEDRHRKLRHHFNRLMRHYVILSFLYATFIFLQTSEAKIAGFGKVTPYIALLAFLWGNIVFVRSCRLIVLQYLFLGSMKHGVPLLLVNIFSLLLSTVLLFWGIARVFGLEVGPLLATSAAASVILGLALQDTLGNLFAGISLQVDRNFEIGDWLEVASGLQKTTGQVKEITWRSTTLVGFSEELITLSNRFMANAMISNFSPPESPIVRRQIFKIAYGENIDLAKQILEKTVAGIGEIRGIPSPGAYISDANEHWVEVKIYYFIDAYGAQFGIGDKVYSKCIEALYQANIKLSRQVLDISDKSQHHEKHS, from the coding sequence ATGGCAGATAAGTTCATCAATATCGAAGCACTTTATGGAATTTTAGAATTAGAGGCTTTTATACTTTTAGGTCTTCTAATTGCTCTAACCTGGATTTTTTATCGATTCTTTTTACAGGAAGCTTCAGAGGACAGACATCGTAAATTGCGCCATCACTTCAATCGACTGATGCGTCACTACGTGATTTTAAGCTTCCTCTACGCGACTTTCATCTTCTTACAAACGTCTGAGGCCAAGATCGCGGGCTTTGGAAAAGTCACCCCCTACATCGCCCTGCTCGCCTTCCTATGGGGGAATATTGTCTTTGTTCGTAGTTGCCGCCTTATAGTCCTACAATATCTTTTTTTAGGCTCTATGAAGCACGGGGTCCCGCTCCTGCTTGTGAATATTTTCTCTCTTTTGCTCTCCACCGTGTTGTTATTCTGGGGGATTGCACGAGTTTTTGGTTTAGAGGTTGGTCCTCTTTTAGCAACATCGGCCGCAGCTTCGGTCATTCTAGGTCTTGCGCTTCAGGATACCTTGGGAAATCTCTTTGCGGGGATATCCTTACAGGTCGATCGAAATTTTGAAATTGGAGACTGGCTTGAAGTAGCCAGTGGCTTGCAAAAAACCACGGGGCAAGTCAAAGAGATCACTTGGCGCTCAACAACCTTAGTAGGCTTCTCTGAAGAGCTTATAACGCTCTCTAATCGTTTTATGGCCAATGCCATGATCTCTAACTTCTCTCCGCCAGAGAGCCCTATCGTGCGTCGTCAGATCTTTAAAATTGCCTATGGTGAAAATATCGACTTGGCCAAGCAGATTCTTGAAAAAACCGTTGCCGGTATTGGCGAGATCCGCGGAATCCCTTCCCCTGGAGCTTATATCAGCGACGCCAATGAACATTGGGTAGAAGTGAAGATTTATTACTTTATCGATGCCTATGGCGCTCAATTTGGCATTGGCGATAAGGTCTATTCAAAGTGCATTGAGGCTCTTTACCAAGCCAATATTAAATTATCTCGACAAGTCTTAGATATTTCAGATAAGAGTCAGCACCATGAAAAACACTCCTGA
- a CDS encoding acetyl-CoA acetyltransferase (COG0183 Acetyl-CoA acetyltransferase) translates to MRANQKMRPVAILAGSRTPFTKSSGLYSRTSNKDLMIATLRDLVAKTNLQGEVLGDVALGAVMKNASDWNMARESVLSSGLDPHTPGYDVQRACGTGLETSVHIALKIAAGQMESGIGGGTDTNSDIVGVLSHEFTWSMMEMQNEKTLGGKLKRLAQLRPSDLKPRFPNVQEPRTGLSMGEHCELMVKDWKITREAQDELAYLSHMNAAKAYDAGFFKDLVFEFKGVKKDTFLRPDTTIEKLAKLKPAFDKTGTGTLTAGNSTPLTDGASAVLLGSEEFAKKHDLPVMAYLVDADYAAVDYVNGEGLLMAPTRAVAQLLKRNNLTLQDFDYYEIHEAFAGQVLCTLKAWEDEEYCRTKLGAEKALGSIDRSKLNVNGSSLALGHPFAATGGRILATAAKLLKEKGSGRVLISICTAGGMGVVAIVER, encoded by the coding sequence ATGCGTGCCAATCAGAAAATGAGACCCGTTGCTATCTTAGCAGGATCAAGAACACCATTTACAAAATCTTCTGGTCTTTATTCTCGAACGTCGAACAAAGATTTGATGATCGCCACTTTGCGCGACTTGGTGGCAAAGACAAATCTTCAGGGCGAAGTTTTAGGCGATGTGGCCCTAGGCGCCGTGATGAAAAATGCCTCTGATTGGAATATGGCGCGTGAAAGTGTTTTAAGCTCAGGCCTTGATCCACACACTCCTGGGTATGATGTGCAAAGAGCCTGTGGGACTGGCCTAGAAACATCTGTGCACATAGCTCTTAAGATTGCTGCTGGACAGATGGAGAGTGGAATCGGCGGCGGAACAGATACGAACAGTGATATTGTTGGGGTGCTTTCCCATGAGTTCACCTGGTCGATGATGGAGATGCAGAATGAAAAAACACTGGGTGGAAAGTTAAAGCGCCTGGCGCAACTTAGACCCTCGGATTTAAAGCCTCGTTTTCCGAATGTACAAGAGCCCCGCACGGGACTCTCTATGGGAGAGCACTGTGAGTTGATGGTGAAGGATTGGAAAATCACCCGTGAAGCTCAAGATGAATTAGCTTACTTGAGTCATATGAATGCAGCTAAAGCTTATGATGCAGGATTCTTCAAGGATCTAGTGTTTGAGTTTAAAGGAGTCAAGAAAGACACGTTCTTAAGACCTGATACGACCATCGAAAAGCTTGCTAAGTTAAAACCTGCTTTTGATAAAACCGGAACGGGAACTCTGACCGCTGGAAACTCCACTCCTTTAACGGATGGAGCTTCTGCAGTTCTTCTTGGCAGCGAGGAGTTTGCAAAGAAGCATGATCTCCCAGTAATGGCTTACTTGGTAGATGCAGACTACGCAGCCGTTGATTATGTAAATGGCGAGGGTCTTTTGATGGCACCCACAAGAGCTGTGGCTCAGCTCTTAAAAAGAAACAATCTGACTTTGCAAGATTTTGATTATTATGAAATCCATGAAGCTTTTGCGGGCCAAGTGCTCTGTACTTTAAAAGCGTGGGAAGATGAAGAGTATTGTCGAACTAAACTCGGAGCAGAGAAAGCATTAGGTTCTATTGATCGTTCTAAATTGAATGTGAATGGAAGCAGCTTGGCCTTAGGGCACCCCTTTGCTGCCACAGGCGGAAGAATACTTGCGACGGCAGCAAAACTGCTTAAAGAAAAAGGCAGTGGACGAGTTTTGATTTCTATCTGTACTGCAGGTGGAATGGGTGTTGTGGCGATCGTTGAAAGATAG
- a CDS encoding hypothetical protein (COG0037 Predicted ATPase of the PP-loop superfamily implicated in cell cycle control) → MKNTPDFNHPLAVKLRKQIVQALNDFNMIEDGDKIMVCVSGGKDSSILLALLTEIQKRSERKFVLEAAILDQKQPGFDATRFKEWIENLGVRLHVLERDTYSIVKEKIQGATYCSLCSRLRRAILYDFAYDNKFTKMALGHHRDDIVHTALLNQFYIGTTAAMPAKLRSDDGRNILVRPLCYVSERDIEELGAAWEIPIIPCNLCGSQDGLKRQRIKKLVRDLEKEIPNIYASIQTALSNIKPSQLMDQELWDFKGLKPEPSLPQGDLQSPPSSDEPQGLR, encoded by the coding sequence ATGAAAAACACTCCTGATTTTAATCATCCCTTAGCAGTCAAACTGCGTAAACAAATTGTTCAAGCACTGAACGACTTCAATATGATTGAAGACGGCGACAAGATCATGGTCTGCGTGTCTGGAGGAAAAGACTCTAGCATTCTTCTGGCACTCTTGACTGAAATTCAAAAACGCTCTGAAAGAAAGTTCGTTCTTGAAGCGGCCATCTTAGATCAAAAGCAACCTGGTTTTGATGCCACTCGTTTTAAAGAATGGATTGAGAACCTCGGGGTTCGTCTGCATGTATTAGAGCGTGACACTTACTCTATCGTTAAAGAAAAAATTCAAGGGGCGACTTACTGCTCTCTTTGTTCTCGCCTTCGTCGTGCTATTCTCTATGACTTTGCCTACGATAATAAATTTACAAAAATGGCCCTTGGGCATCATAGAGACGACATCGTCCATACGGCACTATTAAATCAATTCTATATTGGAACGACTGCAGCTATGCCGGCGAAACTTCGCTCTGACGATGGTAGAAATATTTTAGTGCGCCCATTATGTTACGTGTCGGAAAGAGATATTGAAGAACTTGGAGCCGCTTGGGAGATCCCGATTATTCCGTGCAATCTTTGTGGTTCTCAAGATGGCCTTAAAAGACAGAGAATTAAAAAACTTGTGCGTGATTTGGAAAAAGAAATTCCTAATATTTACGCATCCATCCAGACAGCTCTTAGCAACATCAAACCAAGTCAGTTGATGGACCAAGAGCTGTGGGATTTTAAAGGACTTAAGCCAGAGCCTTCTTTACCGCAGGGCGATCTGCAATCGCCGCCATCCAGCGACGAACCGCAGGGGCTTCGTTAA
- a CDS encoding hypothetical protein (COG0607 Rhodanese-related sulfurtransferase), producing the protein MKYLLSLLFVFLAVPALAKTVVLDVRTPEEYAEGHVAGSLNIDVTNKDFAKKLKS; encoded by the coding sequence GTGAAATATCTATTGAGTTTATTATTTGTATTCTTGGCTGTCCCCGCATTAGCAAAAACGGTCGTCTTAGATGTTCGCACGCCAGAGGAATATGCCGAGGGGCATGTGGCTGGATCTTTAAATATTGATGTGACGAATAAAGACTTTGCGAAAAAATTAAAGAGCTAA